Proteins encoded by one window of Nicotiana tabacum cultivar K326 chromosome 10, ASM71507v2, whole genome shotgun sequence:
- the LOC107821876 gene encoding ketol-acid reductoisomerase, chloroplastic-like, whose product MAAAAAATSFSISTSTSSSSSKSLKPALAGNLGFLSTSTPLLKPLRAKSAVSCGSSSSSGAALDARMVSAPAAVKAPVSLDFETSVFKKEKITLAGHDEYIVRGGRDLFKYLPDAFKGVKQIGVIGWGSQGPAQAQNLRDSLAEAKSDIVVKIGLRKGSSSFAEARAAGFSEENGTLGDIYETISGSDLVLLLISDAAQADNYEQVFSHMKPNSILGLSHGFLLGHLQSMGLDFPKNISVIAVCPKGMGPSVRRLYVQGKEINGAGINASFAVHQDIDGRATDVALGWSVALGSPFTFATTLEQEYKSDIFGERGILLGAVHGVVESLFRRFTENGMNDELAYKNTVECITGIISKTISTKGMLAVYNSLTEEGKKEFEAAYSASYYPCMEILYECYEDVATGSEIRSVVLAGRRFYEKEGLPAFPMGKIDQTRMWKVGERVRAKRPAGDLGPMYPFTAGVFVALMMAQIEILRKKGHSYSEIINESVIESVDSLNPFMHARGVSFMVDNCSTTARLGSRKWAPRFDYILTQQALVAVDNNAAINWDLISNFLSDPIHGAIEVCAQLRPTVDISVTADADFVRPELRQ is encoded by the exons ATGGCGGCAGCGGCGGCGGCTACTTCATTCTCCATCTCCACTtccacatcatcatcatcatccaaaTCCCTAAAACCCGCCCTTGCCGGTAACTTAGGGTTCCTTTCCACCTCAACTCCGTTGCTTAAGCCTCTCAGAGCCAAATCCGCCGTTTCATGCGGCAGCAGCTCCAGCTCCGGCGCGGCTCTCGACGCTCGCATGGTCTCTGCACCTGCTGCCGTCAAAGCCCCTGTTTCTCTCGATTTTGAAACCTCCGTCTTTAAGAAGGAGAAAATCACCCTTGCTGGCCATGATGAG TACATTGTGAGAGGAGGGAGAGATTTGTTCAAGTATTTGCCGGATGCTTTCAAAGGAGTCAAGCAGATTGGAGTCATCGGCTGGGGTTCTCAG GGACCTGCTCAAGCCCAGAACTTGAGGGATTCTCTCGCTGAAGCAAAATCAGATATAGTCGTTAAG ATTGGTTTAAGAAAGGGTTCAAGCTCCTTTGCAGAGGCCCGTGCAGCTGGGTTTTCTGAAGAGAATGGGACCCTTGGTGACATATATGAGACCATCTCTGGCAGTGATCTCGTGCTGCTTTTGATTTCTGATGCTGCTCAG GCTGATAATTATGAGCAAGTGTTTTCTCACATGAAGCCAAATAGCATACTTGGGCTTTCACATGGATTCCTCCTTGGCCATTTGCAGTCAATGGGCCTTGACTTCCCGAAGAACATTAGTGTGATTGCTGTATGTCCCAAGGGAATGGGTCCTTCAGTAAGGAGATTATATGTTCAAGGAAAAGAAATCAATGGTGCTGGAATTAATGCAAGTTTTGCAGTTCACCAG GATATTGATGGAAGGGCCACAGATGTTGCTCTTGGATGGTCTGTTGCCCTTGGTTCTCCCTTTACTTTTGCTACTACTCTAGAACAGGAATATAAAAGTGACATTTTTGGAGAACGAG GTATTTTACTTGGTGCTGTCCATGGAGTTGTTGAGTCACTTTTCAGAAGGTTCACTGAGAATGGAATGAACGATGAGCTTGCATACAAGAATACTGTAGAGTGCATAACAGGAATTATTTCAAAGACCATATCAACAAAG GGCATGTTGGCCGTGTACAACTCATTGACTGAGGAGGGCAAGAAGGAGTTTGAGGCTGCATACAGTGCTTCATATTACCCCTGCATGGAGATATTGTATGAGTGCTATGAAGATGTAGCTACAGGTAGTGAGATCAGGAGTGTTGTCTTAGCTGGCCGTCGCTTTTAT GAAAAGGAAGGCTTACCAGCTTTCCCAATGGGGAAAATTGACCAAACAAGGATGTGGAAGGTTGGTGAGCGCGTTCGAGCAAAACGACCAGCTGGTGATCTTGGTCCTATGTATCCTTTCACTGCTGGTGTCTTTGTGGCATTGATGATGGCCCAG ATTGAGATTCTAAGGAAGAAAGGCCACTCTTACTCAGAGATCATAAATGAAAGTGTCATTGAGTCTGTAGATTCTCTCAACCCGTTCATGCACGCTCGTGGAGTGTCATTCATGGTTGACAATTGCTCTACAACAGCGCGTTTAGGATCCAGGAAGTGGGCCCCTCGATTTGATTACATTCTCACCCAGCAAGCACTTGTTGCGGTGGACAATAATGCTGCTATCAATTGGGATCTTATCAGCAACTTCCTATCAGATCCGATACACGGAGCTATTGAAGTGTGTGCTCAACTGAGACCCACCGTTGATATTTCTGTCACAGCTGATGCTGATTTTGTTCGCCCTGAGCTCAGGCAATAA